A single region of the Devosia sp. FJ2-5-3 genome encodes:
- the tsaD gene encoding tRNA (adenosine(37)-N6)-threonylcarbamoyltransferase complex transferase subunit TsaD produces the protein MLGIETSCDETAASIVVRDQSGRGLIRSNVVRSQLDEHAAFGGVVPELAARAHVEWLDHIIAQALDEAKMDLSEVDAIAATAGPGLIGGVLVGLTTAKALAASIDKPLLAINHLEGHALTARLTNGVAFPYLMLLVSGGHSQFVLVRGVGDYERWGGTIDDALGEAFDKVAKLLSLGHPGGPAVEAIAKKGDPKRFKFPRPLLREARLDFSFSGLKTAVRLQAEALAPLSDQDVADIAASFQDTVAAVIETRAGQALGKFAELFPGQEKRLVVAGGVAANQRIAAALEGVCATHHAQLVVPPIALCTDNGAMIAWAGAERLALGAQSALSVAARPRWPLDDPDMNVNPDAA, from the coding sequence ATTCTGGGCATTGAGACCAGCTGCGACGAAACCGCCGCCTCCATCGTCGTGCGGGATCAATCCGGACGCGGGCTCATTCGTTCCAACGTTGTCCGCAGCCAGCTCGACGAGCATGCCGCCTTTGGCGGTGTGGTGCCCGAACTGGCGGCGCGCGCCCATGTCGAATGGCTCGACCACATCATTGCCCAGGCGCTGGACGAGGCCAAAATGGACCTTTCCGAGGTGGACGCCATCGCCGCGACCGCTGGGCCCGGCCTGATCGGCGGCGTGCTGGTGGGCCTCACCACCGCCAAGGCGCTCGCCGCCTCCATCGACAAACCCCTCCTTGCCATCAACCACCTCGAAGGCCATGCGCTGACGGCGCGGCTGACCAATGGGGTGGCATTCCCCTATCTGATGCTGCTGGTGTCGGGCGGGCACAGCCAGTTCGTGCTGGTCCGCGGCGTCGGCGACTATGAGCGCTGGGGCGGCACCATCGACGACGCCCTCGGGGAAGCCTTCGACAAGGTGGCCAAGCTCTTGAGCCTCGGCCATCCCGGTGGCCCGGCCGTGGAAGCCATCGCCAAAAAGGGCGACCCCAAGCGGTTCAAATTTCCGCGCCCGCTGCTGCGCGAAGCCCGGCTCGATTTTTCGTTCTCAGGTCTCAAGACGGCGGTGCGCCTCCAGGCCGAAGCGCTGGCCCCGCTCAGCGACCAGGACGTTGCCGATATTGCCGCCAGTTTCCAGGATACGGTGGCAGCCGTGATCGAAACCCGCGCCGGACAGGCGCTGGGGAAGTTTGCCGAACTGTTCCCGGGACAGGAGAAGCGCCTTGTCGTTGCCGGTGGCGTCGCTGCCAATCAGCGCATCGCCGCAGCACTTGAGGGCGTCTGCGCGACCCACCATGCGCAGCTCGTCGTGCCCCCCATCGCGCTTTGCACCGACAATGGCGCCATGATCGCCTGGGCCGGGGCCGAGCGGCTGGCGCTGGGTGCACAAAGCGCGCTCTCCGTCGCCGCCCGCCCGCGCTGGCCGCTCGATGACCCTGATATGAATGTGAACCCCGATGCCGCTTGA
- the rimM gene encoding ribosome maturation factor RimM (Essential for efficient processing of 16S rRNA) produces MAPGQNRILMGKIGAAHGIKGEVRITSFTGEPEGLADYGPLETDRPGLIVTIEAARLGKNVLVARLKGIRDRDAAEALNGVSLFIARERLPEPEDEDDFYHADLIGLDARLENGVSIGAVSALPNFGAGDLLEVRDPRSGDTFLYPFTKAVVPSIHIDKGYLVISPPLDADPGEEEPA; encoded by the coding sequence ATGGCACCGGGACAGAACCGCATATTGATGGGCAAGATCGGCGCCGCCCACGGTATCAAGGGCGAAGTGCGCATCACCTCGTTCACGGGTGAGCCCGAAGGACTTGCCGATTATGGACCGCTCGAGACGGACCGTCCCGGGCTGATTGTCACCATTGAAGCCGCGCGGCTGGGCAAGAACGTACTCGTCGCCCGCCTCAAGGGCATCCGGGATCGCGATGCCGCCGAAGCGCTGAATGGCGTCAGCCTGTTCATTGCCCGCGAGCGTCTGCCCGAACCGGAAGACGAGGACGATTTCTACCATGCCGATCTGATCGGCCTCGATGCGCGCCTCGAGAACGGGGTCAGCATCGGCGCCGTCTCCGCCCTGCCTAATTTCGGCGCCGGCGATCTGCTCGAAGTGCGCGACCCGCGCTCTGGCGACACCTTTCTTTATCCCTTCACCAAGGCCGTGGTGCCCTCGATCCACATCGACAAAGGCTATCTCGTGATCTCCCCGCCGCTCGACGCGGATCCTGGCGAGGAAGAGCCGGCGTGA
- a CDS encoding NAD(P)H-dependent glycerol-3-phosphate dehydrogenase, giving the protein MPLESVCVIGAGAWGTALAQAAAMAGRTVHLVMRTPERAAALNAGHTNESALPGLPLSERIRGTSEAVPADFFILAVPAQATRTVLDTLDIQLLAQKPVVLSAKGLETGTLARQSEILTDMAPAIPYVLSGPSFAADVAAGRPTAVTLAGDDADATSDLAAALAGPSFRPYAADDRIGVEIAGALKNVYALACGAVEGAGLGASARSALIARGYAEMARMVAAMGGSAHTLTGLAGLGDLTLTCTSVQSRNYQFGMALGAGRRTEDILAGGAKLAEGVATAPVAAALAKSLSVDAPLIDAVDAFVAGRADIATIVAGLMSRPLKREH; this is encoded by the coding sequence ATGCCGCTTGAGAGTGTCTGCGTGATCGGAGCCGGCGCGTGGGGCACCGCCCTCGCCCAGGCCGCGGCCATGGCCGGCCGCACCGTCCACCTCGTCATGCGGACGCCCGAGCGCGCTGCCGCGCTCAATGCCGGCCACACCAATGAAAGTGCCCTGCCCGGCCTGCCTCTGTCGGAGCGAATCAGGGGGACGAGCGAAGCGGTCCCGGCGGATTTCTTCATCCTCGCGGTTCCCGCCCAGGCGACACGGACCGTGCTGGATACGCTCGACATTCAGTTGCTCGCCCAAAAGCCGGTTGTCCTGTCGGCCAAGGGGCTGGAAACGGGAACGCTCGCCCGCCAGAGCGAAATCCTGACCGACATGGCGCCGGCCATCCCCTATGTGCTGTCCGGCCCGAGTTTTGCCGCCGATGTCGCGGCTGGCCGGCCGACCGCCGTCACCCTTGCCGGGGACGATGCCGATGCGACCTCCGATCTTGCAGCCGCCCTCGCCGGTCCAAGCTTCCGCCCCTATGCCGCCGATGATCGCATCGGCGTCGAAATTGCGGGCGCCCTCAAAAATGTCTACGCCCTGGCCTGCGGGGCTGTGGAAGGCGCTGGTCTCGGCGCCTCGGCCCGCTCGGCCCTGATTGCCCGAGGCTATGCCGAAATGGCCCGCATGGTCGCCGCCATGGGCGGGTCGGCCCATACGCTGACCGGCCTTGCCGGTCTGGGCGACCTCACCCTCACCTGCACCTCGGTCCAGTCGCGAAACTATCAATTCGGCATGGCGCTCGGCGCCGGTCGGCGCACCGAGGATATCCTCGCCGGTGGGGCAAAGCTGGCTGAAGGCGTCGCCACCGCCCCCGTTGCCGCCGCGCTGGCGAAAAGCCTTTCCGTCGATGCGCCGCTGATCGACGCCGTCGACGCCTTCGTCGCCGGACGCGCCGACATTGCCACCATTGTTGCGGGGCTGATGTCCCGTCCGCTCAAGAGGGAACACTGA
- a CDS encoding uroporphyrinogen-III synthase: protein MLMLVTRPEPDAQSSVARLDALGIEAIAAPLMVRRTLTPSLPPADGFAAIAVTSTNALRALADQDALSAYSHLRVFAVGDRTAHEARQMGFSDVKAAAGTLESLVTLIALARIEGPVFYPAGKHLSGDMAHALAPHGLMVVTSTVYDMVAQPQMPDGVPEKLEQGAIGAVLVYSQRTAEIFCAATSMLSADARERLALICMSEKVARPLLANRFTRVHLADHPDEDAMMTLALAFAREQTGP, encoded by the coding sequence ATGTTGATGCTGGTGACGCGTCCCGAGCCCGACGCACAGTCGAGCGTTGCCCGTCTCGACGCCCTTGGCATTGAGGCCATCGCTGCCCCGCTGATGGTGCGCCGCACGCTGACGCCGAGCCTGCCGCCCGCCGACGGGTTCGCGGCGATTGCGGTGACCAGCACCAATGCGCTGCGCGCCCTGGCCGATCAGGATGCGCTCTCGGCCTATAGCCATCTCAGGGTCTTTGCCGTCGGCGATCGCACCGCCCACGAAGCGCGGCAGATGGGGTTTTCCGATGTGAAGGCGGCCGCCGGGACGCTCGAGAGCCTCGTGACGCTGATTGCCCTCGCGCGGATCGAGGGGCCGGTCTTTTATCCGGCCGGAAAACATCTCAGCGGCGACATGGCCCATGCTCTTGCCCCGCACGGACTGATGGTTGTCACATCAACCGTCTATGACATGGTGGCCCAGCCGCAAATGCCCGATGGCGTGCCGGAAAAGCTAGAACAGGGCGCGATCGGTGCTGTCCTTGTTTATTCGCAGCGCACGGCCGAAATTTTCTGTGCCGCGACATCGATGCTTTCGGCCGACGCCCGAGAAAGACTGGCGCTGATCTGCATGTCGGAAAAGGTCGCCCGGCCCTTGCTGGCGAACCGTTTCACCCGGGTCCATCTCGCAGATCACCCCGATGAAGACGCAATGATGACGCTGGCGCTGGCTTTTGCCCGAGAGCAAACTGGGCCATGA
- a CDS encoding YciI family protein yields MLYAMIAKDAPGALQTRLDTRPVHLDHLNSLGKKLVFAGALLDADEKPEGSIVIFEADSLQEAEQMAAADPFVSAGVFASYEVKRWRVAINTTGVEF; encoded by the coding sequence ATGCTCTATGCCATGATTGCCAAGGATGCGCCCGGCGCGCTGCAGACCCGGCTCGATACCCGCCCGGTCCATCTCGACCATCTCAATAGCCTGGGCAAGAAACTGGTCTTTGCTGGCGCCCTCCTGGATGCCGACGAAAAGCCGGAAGGCTCCATCGTGATTTTCGAAGCCGACAGCCTGCAGGAAGCCGAGCAGATGGCGGCGGCAGATCCATTCGTGTCCGCAGGCGTCTTTGCCAGCTATGAAGTCAAGCGCTGGCGCGTGGCCATCAACACCACCGGCGTGGAGTTCTGA
- the hemC gene encoding hydroxymethylbilane synthase has protein sequence MQSSAPFARIGTRGSPLALAQAKLVRELIATAHGVAEEEIEIEVFSTGGDRSQASNVSLSTMGGKGVFTKEIDEALLSGRIDIGVHSSKDVATGLPEGMQLAAFLEREDVRDAFMSVSVKDIDSLPERARFGTSSIRRAAQAKRLRPDLEIVPFRGNVHTRLQKLVDGVADATLLAMAGLNRLGEVHRVTSVLSPDDFMPAPAQGAIGIAIRTGDARFADVVSPLDHAATHSAIAAERAMLAVLDGSCRTPVGALSTVSNGVFSLKGEILSLDGQTTFRAEGSDSNPLRLGDKVGRELLAQAGPDWLAQWQG, from the coding sequence ATGCAATCGTCAGCCCCCTTCGCCCGGATCGGAACACGTGGCAGCCCCTTGGCGCTGGCCCAGGCCAAACTCGTGCGCGAACTGATCGCAACGGCCCATGGGGTGGCCGAAGAAGAGATCGAGATCGAGGTCTTTTCCACCGGAGGAGACCGCAGCCAGGCCTCCAATGTCAGCCTCTCCACCATGGGCGGCAAGGGCGTTTTCACCAAGGAAATCGACGAGGCGCTGCTCTCGGGTCGAATCGATATCGGCGTGCATTCGAGCAAGGATGTTGCCACCGGCCTGCCCGAGGGCATGCAATTGGCTGCGTTTCTCGAGCGCGAAGACGTGCGTGACGCCTTCATGTCGGTTTCGGTGAAGGATATCGACAGCCTGCCCGAGCGGGCGCGCTTCGGCACCTCCTCCATCCGTCGCGCCGCCCAGGCAAAGCGCCTGCGTCCGGACCTCGAGATCGTGCCGTTCCGCGGCAATGTGCACACGCGGCTGCAAAAGCTTGTGGACGGCGTCGCCGATGCCACGCTTCTGGCCATGGCCGGCCTCAACCGGCTGGGCGAGGTGCATCGGGTGACGTCGGTTCTGTCGCCGGACGATTTCATGCCGGCTCCGGCGCAGGGCGCCATCGGCATCGCCATCCGTACGGGCGACGCGCGATTTGCCGATGTCGTCTCTCCGCTCGACCATGCCGCAACCCATTCCGCCATTGCCGCCGAACGCGCCATGCTGGCCGTGCTCGACGGCTCGTGCCGAACGCCCGTCGGGGCGCTGAGCACCGTCTCCAACGGCGTCTTTTCGCTCAAGGGCGAGATCCTCAGCCTCGACGGCCAGACCACTTTCCGCGCTGAAGGCAGCGACAGCAACCCGCTCCGCCTGGGCGACAAGGTCGGCCGTGAGCTTCTGGCCCAGGCCGGGCCCGACTGGCTGGCCCAATGGCAGGGGTGA
- the rplS gene encoding 50S ribosomal protein L19 — protein sequence MSSIIEQIEAEQVAALSAKRQLPDFTHGDTVKVWVKIREGDKERLQAYEGVVIARSGGGIMESFTVRKISYGEGVERVFPIYSPNVASVEVIKRGKVRRAKLYYLRDRRGKSARIFESTNSRTRKIEASERTAAHAAKEAREAEKIAAAEAFAAEQAAKDAEAAAAAAAAAAQAAAEGEAKSE from the coding sequence ATGAGCAGCATTATCGAACAGATCGAGGCCGAGCAGGTTGCCGCCCTCTCCGCCAAGCGCCAGCTTCCTGACTTCACCCATGGCGATACCGTCAAGGTGTGGGTCAAGATCCGCGAAGGCGACAAGGAACGCCTCCAGGCCTATGAAGGCGTCGTGATCGCCCGCTCCGGCGGCGGCATTATGGAAAGCTTCACCGTGCGCAAGATTTCGTACGGCGAAGGCGTGGAACGCGTGTTCCCCATCTACTCCCCGAACGTTGCTTCGGTCGAAGTGATCAAGCGCGGTAAGGTCCGTCGCGCCAAGCTTTACTATCTGCGCGATCGTCGCGGTAAGTCGGCTCGTATTTTCGAATCGACCAATTCGCGTACCCGCAAGATCGAAGCGTCCGAGCGCACTGCCGCTCACGCCGCCAAGGAAGCCCGCGAAGCCGAGAAGATCGCTGCTGCCGAGGCATTTGCCGCTGAGCAGGCTGCCAAGGACGCGGAAGCCGCAGCAGCCGCTGCTGCCGCCGCCGCCCAGGCTGCCGCTGAAGGCGAAGCCAAGAGCGAATAA
- a CDS encoding cyclic nucleotide-binding domain-containing protein, producing MDDAAAVLGRADFFDMCTDEQRAMLGFASDRQRVDADEVVYKAGDVPKGAYVLISGTLKARHEGPEAGKPYALSEPGSVISPTALILDKPRPVTITAVTDCELLFVPRTAFLKLLRNYPDLAQKAVQRVERELNSYLNALDPLRRKMKGR from the coding sequence ATGGACGATGCAGCCGCTGTCCTCGGGCGGGCTGACTTCTTCGATATGTGCACGGACGAACAGCGCGCCATGCTGGGCTTTGCCAGTGATCGGCAGCGCGTTGATGCCGATGAAGTCGTCTACAAGGCTGGCGACGTCCCCAAGGGCGCCTATGTGCTGATCTCAGGCACGCTCAAGGCGCGGCATGAGGGTCCGGAAGCCGGCAAGCCCTACGCCCTGTCCGAGCCGGGCAGTGTCATCTCTCCCACAGCTCTCATTCTCGACAAGCCGCGACCGGTGACGATTACCGCCGTTACCGATTGCGAGTTGTTGTTCGTTCCCCGTACGGCGTTTCTCAAGCTGTTGCGCAACTACCCCGACCTGGCCCAGAAGGCCGTGCAGCGGGTGGAGCGGGAGCTCAATTCCTATCTGAACGCCCTCGATCCCCTCCGCCGCAAGATGAAAGGCCGCTAA
- the trmD gene encoding tRNA (guanosine(37)-N1)-methyltransferase TrmD, with translation MIFSADIITLFPELFPGPLGASVLGRGMADGLWSLKANQLRDFATDRHRTVDDTPSGGGAGMVLKPDILARAIDSVAPENDPRPRILMSPRGKPLTQERAHQLAVGPGAVIVCGRFEGVDQRVIEARQLEEISIGDYVLAGGEVAAMVLLEAVVRLIPGVLGALDSRDEESFENGLLEYPQYTRPQSFEDRQIPAVLTSGDHGKIARWRQEQSLALTRERRPDLFARVQPTASRPKSR, from the coding sequence GTGATCTTTTCGGCAGACATTATCACCCTGTTCCCCGAACTGTTTCCCGGGCCCCTTGGCGCCTCGGTGCTGGGCCGGGGCATGGCTGACGGCCTCTGGTCGCTCAAGGCCAACCAATTGCGCGATTTTGCCACCGACCGGCATCGCACAGTGGATGATACGCCTTCCGGCGGGGGCGCCGGCATGGTGCTCAAGCCCGATATTCTGGCCAGGGCCATCGACAGTGTCGCGCCCGAAAATGACCCGCGCCCGCGCATTCTGATGTCGCCGCGCGGAAAACCGCTGACCCAGGAACGCGCGCACCAGCTCGCCGTCGGGCCCGGCGCGGTCATCGTCTGCGGGCGATTTGAGGGTGTCGACCAGCGCGTCATAGAGGCCCGCCAGCTCGAGGAGATCTCGATCGGCGACTATGTGCTGGCCGGCGGCGAAGTGGCCGCCATGGTGCTGCTGGAGGCCGTCGTGCGGCTGATCCCCGGCGTCCTGGGCGCGCTCGACAGCCGCGACGAGGAAAGCTTTGAAAACGGGCTGCTGGAATATCCCCAATATACGCGCCCGCAAAGTTTCGAGGATCGCCAGATTCCGGCCGTGCTGACATCGGGCGACCACGGCAAGATCGCCCGCTGGCGCCAGGAACAATCCCTCGCCCTGACCCGGGAACGGCGCCCCGACCTCTTCGCCAGGGTTCAACCCACCGCGTCCAGGCCCAAATCGCGCTGA
- a CDS encoding EVE domain-containing protein: MAYWLMKSEPDVFSFEDLVAKTARGEAEEWHGVRNYAARNNMKAMEVGDLAFFYHSNIGKEIVGIMRIVVPAHPDTTADLNAKGEVVWECVDVEAVKPFPRPVTLAEIKATPDLTELELVKLSRLSVSKVSEEEWNLLCKMGGL; the protein is encoded by the coding sequence ATGGCCTATTGGCTGATGAAGTCCGAGCCGGACGTCTTTTCCTTCGAGGACCTCGTCGCCAAGACAGCCAGGGGCGAGGCCGAAGAGTGGCATGGCGTGCGAAATTACGCGGCGCGCAACAATATGAAGGCGATGGAAGTGGGCGATCTCGCCTTCTTCTATCACTCCAATATCGGCAAGGAGATTGTGGGGATCATGAGAATAGTGGTTCCCGCCCACCCCGATACGACCGCAGACCTCAACGCCAAGGGCGAAGTGGTCTGGGAGTGCGTCGATGTCGAGGCGGTAAAGCCTTTTCCGCGCCCAGTGACCCTGGCCGAAATCAAGGCGACGCCTGACCTGACCGAGCTCGAACTGGTCAAGCTCTCCCGCCTCTCGGTGTCAAAAGTCTCCGAGGAGGAATGGAACCTGCTCTGCAAGATGGGCGGGCTCTAA
- a CDS encoding exodeoxyribonuclease III, which translates to MTLSVVTWNINSVRLRIGMVLDFLAQYQPDVLMLQEIKCTNDQFPRNAFIEAGYPHMAVHGQKGYHGVAIVSEFPLTDISSRVFCEIPESRHISALVDIGHGPLTLHNFYIPAGGDEPDPEINPKFKHKLGFLDELKSWFGEPMFSRGQLIAGDFNIAPHENDVWSHKQLLKVISHTPIETEALDALLTGGPGWVDLVRKHVPYDQKIYSWWSYRGLDWEKSDRGRRLDHIWATPDVAEHCIAAEIIRPARGWTDKPSDHVPVIARFTRP; encoded by the coding sequence ATGACCCTTTCCGTCGTCACCTGGAACATCAATTCGGTTCGCCTGCGCATCGGCATGGTGCTCGATTTCCTGGCCCAATATCAGCCTGACGTGCTGATGCTGCAGGAGATCAAATGCACCAATGACCAGTTCCCGCGGAACGCCTTTATCGAGGCCGGCTATCCGCACATGGCCGTGCATGGGCAAAAGGGCTATCACGGCGTCGCCATTGTCTCGGAATTTCCGCTGACCGATATTTCCAGCCGGGTGTTCTGCGAAATCCCCGAATCACGCCACATCTCGGCCTTGGTGGACATCGGGCATGGTCCCCTCACCCTGCACAATTTCTACATCCCGGCCGGCGGCGACGAGCCTGACCCGGAGATCAACCCCAAATTCAAGCACAAGCTGGGTTTCCTCGACGAGCTGAAATCCTGGTTCGGCGAGCCGATGTTCTCGCGCGGCCAGTTGATTGCCGGCGATTTCAACATCGCCCCGCATGAAAATGACGTCTGGAGCCACAAGCAATTGCTCAAGGTCATCAGCCACACCCCGATCGAGACCGAGGCGCTCGACGCCCTGCTGACGGGCGGACCTGGCTGGGTCGACCTCGTGCGCAAGCACGTGCCCTATGACCAGAAAATCTATAGTTGGTGGAGCTATCGCGGGCTCGATTGGGAAAAATCCGATCGCGGCCGGCGCCTCGACCATATCTGGGCCACGCCCGATGTGGCCGAACATTGCATTGCCGCAGAAATCATCCGACCTGCCCGCGGCTGGACCGACAAGCCGTCCGACCACGTCCCGGTCATCGCGCGTTTCACGCGGCCATAG